The following are encoded together in the Bubalus kerabau isolate K-KA32 ecotype Philippines breed swamp buffalo chromosome 3, PCC_UOA_SB_1v2, whole genome shotgun sequence genome:
- the CAMK2N1 gene encoding calcium/calmodulin-dependent protein kinase II inhibitor 1, with protein MSEVLPYGDEKLSPYGDGGDVGQVFSCRLQDTNNFFGAGQNKRPPKLGQIGRSKRVVIEDDRIDDVLKNMTDKAPPGV; from the exons ATGTCGGAGGTGCTGCCCTACGGCGACGAGAAGCTGAGCCCCTACGGCGACGGCGGCGACGTGGGCCAGGTCTTCTCCTGCCGCCTGCAGGACACCAACAACTTCTTCGGCGCCGGGCAGAACAAGCGGCCGCCCAAGCTGGGCCAAATCGGTCGGAGCAAGCGGG TTGTTATTGAAGATGATAGGATTGATGACGTGCTGAAAAATATGACAGACAAGGCACCTCCTGGTGTCTAA
- the LOC129647366 gene encoding homeobox protein cut-like 1, giving the protein MVASGGSAAAPPPPASPPAADRVSGAGAGAGRPGTARELRRRRRRRRREARGGGGVVVGWGRRWIGSARPARATPPAPAAALRCAPARRAGECCSGRGERDSHPRRARARGCGRAGRGREPEAGGRLCRRAPRARGRGGRTPGSRAGRSCGGGGAGEGDREGEKGKEERKREQEAAGTRSQPASEICRPRRGGEAGGERGEERTRAAGSDPWKPGDVTGPRLASCPRPRHPRPARAEGAPGALRSKKLSEEPKAVHTDLERRRV; this is encoded by the exons ATGGTCGCGTCCGGGGGCTCCGCGGCGGCACCTCCTCCGCCCGCGTCCCCGCCCGCGGCGGACAGGGTCAGCGGCGCTGGGGCCGGGGCCGGCCGGCCGGGGACGGCCCGCgagctgcggcggcggcggcggcggcgccggcGAGAGGCCCGGGGCGgcggtggggtggtggtggggtgggggcgccGCTGGATCGGGAGCGCGCGGCCGGCCCGAGCGACCCCGCCAGCGCCCGCGGCTGCGCTGCGCTGCGCTCCGGCTCGGCGCGCCGGGGAATGCTGCTCCGGGAGAGGCGAGCGGGACTCACATCCTCGGCGCGCTCGGGCGCGGGGCTgcggccgggccgggcggggccGAGAGCCGGAGGCGGGGGGGAGGCTGTGCCGGCGAGCCCCGAGGGCGCGGGGCCGAGGAGGGCGCACCCCGGGGAGCCGGGCGGGCCGGtcctgcggcggcggcggcgccg GAGAGGGGGATCGCGAGGGagaaaaagggaaggaggagagaaagagggagcaGGAGGCGGCTGGGACCCGGAGTCAGCCCGCGAGCGAGATATGCCGGCCGCGGCGCGGAGGCGAGGCCGGGGGGGAGCGCGGGGAGGAGCGGACCCGGGCCGCGGGGAGCGATCCCTGGAAGCCGGGCGACGTCACGGGGCCGCGGCTAGcttcctgcccccgcccccggcACCCGCGTCCTGCCCGCGCCGAGGGGGcccccg GGGCTCTGAGGTCCAAGAAGTTGAGTGAGGAGCCCAAAGCAGTACACACGGACCTGGAGAGGCGGCGGGTCTGA